Proteins encoded in a region of the Isosphaeraceae bacterium EP7 genome:
- a CDS encoding TIM barrel protein: MAASTSPSTPTQYKFSFGPWNISTGADPFGPPARKEVEYARKIKAYKELGFDAVQMHDDDIVPAGLDWPATLKGIATVKNMLDGEGLVVEIVAPRLWEDPHTLDGAFTSNSPVDRKYALDRAKRTVDIAREVGCKNYVLWLAREGTYIREAKDAVTAYGRLLDAWNMILEHDPDIRVMGEAKPNEPMDQAYAPTVGHMLALGYKTIDPKRSGVLIESAHSILAGLDPADDMAFALWHEKLWSVHLNDQNGLKYDQDKTFGSADLRRAFDQVWVLEQAGYGKNGECVGLDIKAMRTTTVEDSMLHLSNSRTMFLRLVDIVRGVDKAKVEELRLARKYEQLEMLILNALTNRS; the protein is encoded by the coding sequence ATGGCCGCTTCGACTTCCCCTTCCACGCCCACGCAGTACAAATTCTCGTTCGGCCCCTGGAACATCAGCACCGGCGCCGACCCCTTCGGCCCGCCCGCCCGCAAGGAAGTCGAATACGCGCGCAAGATCAAGGCCTACAAGGAGCTGGGCTTCGACGCCGTGCAGATGCACGACGACGACATCGTGCCGGCCGGGCTCGACTGGCCCGCGACCCTCAAGGGGATCGCCACCGTCAAGAACATGCTCGACGGCGAGGGCCTAGTCGTCGAGATCGTCGCCCCGCGCCTCTGGGAAGACCCGCACACGCTCGACGGTGCCTTCACCTCGAACAGCCCCGTCGACCGCAAGTATGCCCTGGACCGGGCCAAGCGGACGGTGGACATCGCCCGCGAGGTCGGCTGCAAGAATTATGTTCTCTGGCTGGCCCGCGAAGGGACCTACATCCGCGAGGCCAAGGACGCCGTCACCGCCTACGGCCGCCTGCTCGACGCCTGGAACATGATCCTGGAGCACGACCCCGACATCCGCGTGATGGGCGAGGCCAAGCCGAACGAGCCGATGGACCAGGCCTACGCGCCCACCGTCGGCCACATGCTGGCCCTGGGTTACAAGACGATCGACCCCAAGCGGTCGGGCGTCCTGATCGAGAGCGCCCACTCGATCCTGGCGGGCCTCGACCCCGCCGACGACATGGCGTTCGCCCTCTGGCACGAGAAGCTCTGGAGCGTCCACCTGAACGACCAGAACGGCCTGAAGTACGACCAGGACAAGACCTTCGGCTCCGCCGACCTGCGGCGTGCGTTCGACCAGGTCTGGGTCCTGGAGCAGGCAGGGTACGGCAAGAACGGCGAGTGCGTGGGCCTGGATATCAAGGCCATGCGCACCACCACCGTCGAAGACTCGATGCTCCACCTCTCCAACTCCCGCACCATGTTCCTCCGCCTGGTCGACATCGTCCGCGGCGTGGACAAGGCCAAGGTCGAGGAACTTCGCCTGGCCCGGAAGTATGAGCAGCTGGAAATGCTGATCCTGAACGCCCTGACGAATCGTTCTTGA
- a CDS encoding RNA polymerase sigma factor: MSLKSDLDTVQERLLVVAATNLDQDAFLRLIEIYERRISYYIRRLIGDDDEWTDILQEVWLQAYRRIVSLRVAEAFRVWLYRIAHDQAMTYLRRHRLQERVAAECAADSPALHGWDEREALENAELVHHILGRLSLPHREVLTLRFLEDLSLNDIAEVVGERLGTIKSRLHYAKAELRREMEAICHE, translated from the coding sequence ATGAGCCTGAAAAGCGACCTGGACACGGTCCAAGAGCGGTTGCTCGTCGTCGCGGCGACCAATCTCGATCAGGACGCCTTCCTGCGCCTGATCGAGATCTACGAGCGACGCATCTCGTACTACATCCGACGACTCATCGGCGATGACGATGAGTGGACTGACATCTTGCAGGAGGTCTGGCTCCAGGCCTATCGCCGGATCGTGTCGCTGCGCGTCGCGGAGGCATTCCGGGTCTGGCTCTATCGCATTGCGCACGATCAGGCGATGACGTATCTGAGGCGGCATCGATTGCAGGAGAGAGTCGCCGCGGAATGCGCCGCAGACAGCCCTGCACTGCACGGGTGGGACGAGCGAGAGGCCCTGGAGAATGCCGAGCTTGTCCACCACATCCTGGGCCGATTGTCGCTCCCCCATCGGGAAGTGCTGACATTACGCTTCCTCGAAGATCTCAGCTTGAACGACATCGCCGAGGTTGTCGGGGAACGATTGGGAACGATCAAGTCCCGGCTTCACTATGCCAAGGCCGAACTTCGCCGCGAGATGGAGGCCATCTGCCATGAATGA
- a CDS encoding sulfatase-like hydrolase/transferase encodes MRLPGPRRHWRIALLLALLPVHPDIRHSQAHAEQPVDAPPYRPNMLLIVCDDLGGGLLGIDGDPRAATPRLDTLAGQGVRFDHAYCNAPVCTASRASFITGRMPHAVGVTQLITPLPESVVTLGDWLGDLGYDTAAYGKMHFNSNLTHGFSHRLDTADWARDLNARRPGATQALKPFRPFNDPAPVWLNAAIEPVDLPGADMESTYIADRAIEFLRARRKKGDQTLDEGPDKPKPFALVVSIQQPHSPFKFPRDWPRRMKPDQFNVPAVSEADLRDQPKVFSKLTDDEKRRIMASYYTALSYADDQVGRLIDALDDAGLGRDTVVAFVGDNGYMLGQHGRFEKHCSFEPAIRVPLLVRWPGHLKPGVRVNPLVELVDLFPTLTDLAGLPDPPDLHGKSLVPLLRVLPDAEGRAFIVSEYTENEEAVVRTQRFKLVVGTGRRQRQDGYATGRPLPGPYEHLFNMRDDPDETHDLIDDPAATPARDRLRRALFDRMATTRGNAPPIPEGLSEMDAIRWCLVPRDHREP; translated from the coding sequence ATGCGTCTCCCCGGCCCCCGACGACACTGGCGGATCGCCCTGCTTCTGGCCTTGCTGCCGGTGCATCCCGACATACGGCACTCGCAGGCACACGCCGAGCAGCCCGTGGACGCGCCGCCGTACCGGCCCAACATGCTGCTGATTGTCTGCGACGACCTGGGCGGGGGGTTGCTCGGGATCGACGGCGACCCCCGGGCCGCGACCCCCAGGCTGGATACACTTGCCGGGCAAGGAGTTCGGTTCGACCACGCCTATTGCAACGCGCCGGTCTGCACGGCCAGCCGCGCCTCGTTCATCACGGGCCGAATGCCGCACGCCGTCGGGGTCACGCAGCTGATCACCCCCCTGCCCGAGTCCGTCGTCACCCTGGGCGACTGGCTCGGCGACCTGGGGTACGACACGGCCGCCTATGGCAAGATGCACTTCAACTCGAATCTGACGCACGGTTTCTCCCATCGGCTGGACACCGCCGACTGGGCCAGGGACCTGAACGCAAGGCGCCCCGGGGCCACGCAGGCCCTGAAGCCGTTCCGCCCGTTCAACGACCCCGCGCCCGTCTGGCTCAACGCCGCCATCGAGCCCGTCGACCTGCCGGGCGCCGACATGGAGTCGACCTACATCGCCGACCGGGCCATCGAGTTCCTCCGCGCCCGCCGCAAGAAAGGGGACCAGACGCTGGACGAAGGGCCCGACAAGCCGAAGCCGTTCGCGCTGGTCGTCTCGATCCAGCAGCCCCATTCCCCGTTCAAGTTCCCGCGCGACTGGCCACGCCGGATGAAGCCCGACCAGTTCAACGTTCCGGCCGTCTCCGAGGCCGATCTGCGCGACCAGCCCAAGGTCTTCTCGAAGCTGACCGACGACGAGAAGCGGAGGATCATGGCCTCGTATTACACGGCCTTGTCGTACGCCGACGACCAGGTCGGCCGGTTGATCGACGCCCTGGACGACGCGGGCCTGGGCCGCGACACGGTGGTCGCCTTCGTGGGCGACAATGGCTACATGCTCGGCCAGCACGGCCGGTTCGAGAAGCATTGCAGCTTCGAGCCCGCCATCCGCGTCCCGCTGCTCGTGCGCTGGCCGGGCCACCTGAAGCCGGGCGTCCGCGTGAATCCGCTCGTTGAGCTGGTCGACCTGTTCCCGACCCTGACCGACCTGGCCGGTCTGCCTGACCCGCCCGACCTGCACGGCAAGAGCCTCGTCCCGCTCTTGCGAGTCCTGCCCGACGCCGAGGGTCGCGCGTTCATCGTCAGCGAGTATACCGAGAACGAGGAGGCGGTCGTCCGCACCCAGCGCTTCAAGCTGGTCGTCGGCACCGGGCGTCGCCAGAGGCAGGACGGCTACGCCACCGGCAGGCCCCTGCCCGGCCCTTACGAGCACCTGTTCAACATGCGGGACGACCCCGACGAGACCCACGACCTGATCGACGACCCCGCCGCAACGCCCGCCCGCGACCGCCTGCGCCGGGCCCTCTTCGACCGGATGGCCACCACCCGTGGCAACGCCCCGCCGATTCCCGAGGGCCTCTCCGAGATGGATGCCATCCGCTGGTGCCTCGTACCCCGCGACCACCGCGAGCCGTGA
- a CDS encoding DUF1343 domain-containing protein: MVQLAARGRLLALGLCLLALMIPVHARGDLSEVPPGDVGMDAARLALIDGAVNKAIAAGQVPGAVVLVGRHGQLVYAKASGKRATVPAIEAMTRDTAFDLASLTKPVATATSVMILVERGLIRLDESIVRYLPELDNHGKKGITVGHLLRHRSGLTPDNSIADYAGGPAEAWKKIAELPLDAPPGERFAYSDVGFIVLGKLVERVSGRTLDSYARENIFKPLGMADTDFRPTAGPAAAVPATRIAPTEPSGGAAPLRGLVHDPRARKLGGVAGHAGLFSTADDLAAYAGAILGGGQLPGGNRVLGPLSVRAMIDPAATPVGQRRGLGWDVSTPYSSPRGALFGPSSFGHTGFTGTSLWMDPESGVFVIILASRLHPDGKAPSPIALRREVATLAAASIVDGPPLIPTPEPTPDPVVAEAPAPAAEGKRVPVLCGVDVLARDGFAPLKGKRVGLITNHTGRLRDGTPTIDAIFKAPEVKLVALFSPEHGIRGVEDKPIVDDDVDAKTGLHVHSLYGKERKPSPELLKDLDVLVYDIQDIGTRFYTYTSTMGLAMVAAKERGIPLLVLDRPNPIGGLAFDGPVRDDKYESFIAHHALPVRHGMTLGELARLFNVERKIDADLTVIACEGWRRGDLYDRTGLMWVNPSPNMRSLTEALLYPGVGLLEATNLATGRGTDTPFERVGAPYIEPMAFALALNDLGLKGVRFVPIRFTPTERQFSGKECGGVFIAITDWSSFEPLDLFLGMATTLRSTYRDAWEPANLEKFITDEATYRGIVDGKDPATIRAGWKAELEQFAAVRRKALIYP; the protein is encoded by the coding sequence ATGGTCCAGCTTGCCGCACGAGGCCGCCTTCTGGCCCTGGGCTTATGCCTGCTCGCCCTGATGATTCCGGTCCACGCGCGAGGGGACCTGAGCGAGGTGCCGCCGGGCGACGTGGGCATGGACGCCGCGCGGCTGGCGCTCATCGACGGCGCGGTGAACAAGGCGATCGCCGCCGGGCAGGTGCCGGGGGCCGTTGTGCTGGTGGGCCGGCACGGGCAGCTCGTCTACGCCAAGGCGTCGGGCAAGCGGGCGACCGTCCCCGCGATCGAGGCGATGACGCGCGATACCGCCTTCGACCTGGCCTCGCTGACCAAGCCGGTCGCGACGGCGACCTCGGTGATGATCCTGGTCGAGCGCGGCCTGATCCGGCTCGACGAGTCGATCGTGAGATACCTGCCCGAGCTGGACAACCACGGCAAGAAGGGGATCACCGTCGGCCACCTGCTGCGACACAGGTCGGGCCTGACGCCCGACAACTCGATCGCCGACTATGCGGGGGGGCCGGCCGAGGCCTGGAAGAAGATTGCCGAGCTGCCGCTGGATGCGCCGCCCGGCGAGCGGTTCGCCTATTCCGACGTGGGGTTCATCGTCCTGGGCAAGCTGGTGGAGCGGGTCTCGGGCCGCACCCTGGACTCGTACGCACGTGAGAACATCTTCAAGCCCCTGGGGATGGCGGACACCGACTTCAGGCCGACGGCCGGCCCGGCGGCCGCGGTGCCCGCGACCCGAATCGCCCCGACCGAGCCCAGCGGGGGCGCCGCGCCCCTCAGGGGACTGGTCCACGACCCGAGGGCCAGGAAGCTGGGGGGCGTGGCCGGGCACGCGGGCCTCTTCTCCACCGCCGACGACCTGGCGGCCTACGCCGGCGCGATCCTGGGCGGCGGACAACTGCCGGGGGGCAACCGGGTCCTCGGCCCGCTGTCGGTCAGGGCGATGATCGACCCGGCGGCGACCCCGGTCGGCCAGCGTCGGGGGCTGGGCTGGGACGTGTCGACGCCGTACAGCTCGCCGCGTGGGGCCTTGTTCGGGCCTTCCAGCTTCGGCCATACCGGGTTCACGGGCACGAGCCTCTGGATGGACCCGGAGTCGGGCGTCTTCGTCATCATCCTGGCCAGCCGCCTGCACCCCGACGGCAAGGCCCCCTCGCCCATCGCGCTGAGGCGCGAGGTGGCCACGCTGGCGGCGGCCTCGATCGTCGACGGCCCCCCCCTGATCCCGACGCCCGAGCCGACGCCCGACCCGGTTGTCGCAGAGGCCCCGGCGCCCGCGGCCGAGGGGAAGCGTGTACCGGTCCTCTGCGGCGTGGACGTGCTGGCCCGCGATGGCTTCGCCCCCTTGAAGGGGAAGCGGGTCGGCCTGATCACCAACCACACCGGCCGGTTGCGCGACGGGACCCCGACGATCGACGCCATTTTCAAGGCGCCCGAGGTGAAGCTGGTCGCCCTGTTCAGCCCCGAGCACGGCATCCGGGGCGTCGAGGACAAGCCGATCGTCGACGACGATGTCGACGCCAAGACCGGCCTGCACGTCCACAGCCTCTACGGCAAGGAGCGCAAGCCCTCGCCCGAGCTGCTGAAGGACCTGGACGTGCTGGTGTATGACATCCAGGACATCGGCACCCGATTCTATACGTACACGAGCACCATGGGCCTGGCCATGGTGGCGGCCAAGGAGCGAGGGATCCCGCTCCTGGTGCTCGACCGGCCCAACCCCATCGGCGGCCTGGCCTTCGACGGGCCGGTCCGTGACGACAAGTATGAGTCATTCATCGCGCACCACGCCCTGCCCGTCAGGCACGGGATGACCCTGGGCGAGCTCGCACGTCTTTTCAACGTCGAGCGCAAGATCGACGCCGACCTGACGGTCATCGCCTGCGAAGGGTGGCGCCGGGGCGATCTGTACGACCGGACGGGCCTGATGTGGGTGAACCCGTCGCCCAACATGCGCAGCCTGACCGAGGCCCTGCTCTATCCGGGGGTCGGCCTGCTGGAGGCGACCAACCTCGCCACGGGGCGCGGGACCGACACGCCGTTCGAACGCGTGGGGGCCCCCTACATCGAGCCGATGGCGTTCGCCCTGGCCCTGAACGACCTGGGCCTGAAGGGCGTCCGCTTCGTGCCGATCCGGTTCACGCCCACGGAACGCCAGTTCTCCGGCAAGGAGTGCGGCGGCGTGTTCATCGCGATCACCGACTGGTCGTCCTTCGAGCCGCTGGACCTGTTCCTCGGGATGGCCACGACCCTGCGTTCGACGTATCGCGACGCCTGGGAGCCGGCCAACCTGGAGAAGTTCATCACCGATGAGGCGACGTATCGCGGCATCGTCGATGGCAAGGATCCCGCGACCATCAGGGCGGGCTGGAAGGCGGAGCTCGAACAATTCGCCGCTGTCCGCCGGAAAGCCCTCATCTACCCCTGA
- a CDS encoding sodium:solute symporter yields MNPVDLGIIVAYIVGCTLLGSWLGSSAKGLKGYFLGESNIPAWAVMISIVATETSTATFLSVPSIAYKGDFRFLQLAIGYLFGRLVVSTVLLPMYFKGEIYTAYEVLDQRFGGATKTLAAVLFLVTRTLGDGLRLFLAAVVMRDLSGWDLPASIVVMGTATIIYTYLGGMKGVIWTDVIQFFIYMAGALVALWILVHRIDGGWEALVSRGAAAGKFRMFDFTFDLTLPYSFWAGAVGGMILNTATHGADQIMVQRYLSARSERQAAGALMASGLVVFAQFALFLLIGVALWAFYQDHPPALPLGRDGEFSSFIAHELPTGILGLVVAAIFSAAMSTLSSSLNASASATINDLYRPLHPGASEAHLLRLSKAMTAAWGLAQMGVAFGAIGLNDNVVSLALKIASFVTGIILGLFLLGVWTTRVGQASALVGFVAGLAAVSYAAFGTALAWPWYALVGSSTVVLVGLAASYVLPPWSPTAASSTPKS; encoded by the coding sequence ATGAACCCGGTCGACCTGGGGATCATCGTCGCTTATATCGTCGGCTGCACGCTGCTTGGGAGCTGGCTAGGCTCCTCGGCCAAGGGCTTGAAGGGATATTTCCTCGGCGAGAGCAACATCCCGGCCTGGGCGGTGATGATCTCGATCGTGGCGACCGAGACGAGCACGGCGACGTTCCTGAGCGTGCCGAGCATCGCCTACAAAGGGGACTTCAGGTTCCTCCAGCTGGCGATCGGCTACCTGTTCGGCCGGCTGGTGGTGTCGACGGTGCTGCTGCCGATGTACTTCAAGGGGGAGATCTACACCGCCTACGAGGTGCTGGACCAGCGGTTCGGCGGGGCGACGAAGACGCTGGCGGCGGTGCTCTTCCTGGTGACCCGCACGCTGGGCGACGGCCTCCGCCTGTTCCTGGCGGCGGTCGTGATGCGTGACCTGTCGGGTTGGGACCTGCCCGCGTCGATCGTGGTGATGGGCACAGCCACCATCATTTATACCTATCTGGGAGGGATGAAAGGGGTCATCTGGACCGATGTCATCCAGTTCTTCATCTATATGGCCGGTGCCCTGGTGGCTCTCTGGATCCTGGTCCACCGGATCGACGGCGGCTGGGAGGCGCTGGTGAGCCGGGGGGCGGCGGCGGGCAAGTTCCGGATGTTCGATTTCACGTTCGACCTCACGCTGCCATACAGCTTCTGGGCGGGCGCGGTGGGCGGGATGATCCTGAACACGGCCACCCACGGGGCCGACCAGATCATGGTCCAGCGTTACCTCTCGGCGCGTTCCGAGCGGCAGGCGGCGGGTGCCCTGATGGCCAGCGGCCTGGTGGTCTTCGCGCAGTTCGCCCTGTTCCTGCTCATCGGCGTGGCGCTCTGGGCATTCTACCAGGACCACCCCCCGGCCCTGCCGCTGGGTCGCGACGGCGAGTTCTCGTCGTTCATCGCGCACGAGTTACCGACGGGAATCCTGGGCCTGGTCGTGGCGGCGATCTTCTCGGCGGCGATGAGCACGCTCTCCAGCTCGCTGAACGCGTCGGCCTCGGCGACGATCAATGATCTGTACCGGCCGCTGCACCCCGGGGCGAGCGAGGCCCACCTGCTCCGGCTGTCGAAGGCCATGACGGCGGCCTGGGGCCTGGCGCAGATGGGCGTGGCCTTCGGGGCGATCGGCCTGAATGACAACGTGGTGAGCCTGGCCCTGAAGATCGCGTCGTTCGTGACGGGCATCATCCTGGGCCTGTTCCTGCTGGGGGTCTGGACGACCCGGGTGGGGCAGGCGTCGGCGTTGGTGGGGTTCGTGGCCGGGCTGGCTGCGGTGTCGTACGCCGCATTCGGCACGGCGCTCGCGTGGCCCTGGTATGCGCTGGTGGGGTCGTCGACGGTGGTGCTGGTGGGGCTGGCGGCCAGCTACGTGCTGCCGCCCTGGTCGCCGACGGCCGCGTCTTCAACGCCCAAATCCTGA
- a CDS encoding FAD:protein FMN transferase, translated as MPTAVAPQAGDLVRAGRPAMGTTFEVRLGLAVPGAVELATLALDVVDELEAQLTVYRDDSEISRINATAHLGPMAIEPGLARLLRAAIDLGHATGGAYDVASGALSAAWGFTRGPRRVPSPEDLADARARTGQHHLRLDAGRNTIAFDRPGVVLNLGGIGKGYAIDRAVDLIRKYWWPTGALVHGGRSSLYALGSPPGQFGGRWDVAVRNPFAPELPLGTLRVRNRGMGTSGDAFQRFESGGRTYGHIIDPRTGEPPQDAPASVTVLAPNAAEADALSTAFYLLGPDASASVIEARPGVSALFVLAPESPGAPPRLRSFGLDDADFVPDPDAVDPRRFVPKFIPLS; from the coding sequence ATGCCCACCGCCGTGGCGCCCCAGGCCGGCGACCTCGTTCGCGCAGGCCGTCCCGCGATGGGTACCACCTTCGAGGTCCGGCTCGGCCTGGCCGTCCCGGGCGCCGTCGAGCTGGCCACGCTCGCCCTCGACGTGGTCGATGAGCTCGAGGCCCAGCTCACCGTCTACCGGGATGACTCCGAGATCAGTCGGATCAATGCGACGGCGCATCTCGGGCCGATGGCCATCGAGCCCGGCCTTGCGCGGCTCTTGCGGGCGGCGATCGACCTGGGGCACGCCACCGGCGGTGCTTATGACGTGGCCTCCGGCGCCCTCTCGGCCGCCTGGGGGTTCACCCGCGGTCCCAGGCGTGTCCCCTCGCCCGAGGACCTGGCCGACGCCCGCGCCAGGACCGGCCAGCATCACCTGCGGCTCGACGCGGGGCGCAACACTATCGCCTTCGACCGGCCGGGCGTGGTGCTCAACCTCGGCGGCATCGGCAAAGGGTATGCGATCGACCGGGCCGTCGACTTGATCCGCAAGTACTGGTGGCCGACCGGGGCCCTGGTGCATGGCGGACGATCGAGCCTGTATGCGCTCGGGTCGCCTCCGGGGCAGTTCGGCGGACGCTGGGACGTGGCCGTCCGCAATCCTTTTGCACCCGAGTTGCCCCTGGGCACCCTCCGCGTGCGTAACAGGGGAATGGGCACCTCGGGCGACGCATTTCAGCGGTTCGAGTCGGGCGGCAGGACCTATGGCCACATCATCGATCCGCGCACCGGCGAGCCCCCCCAGGATGCGCCCGCGTCGGTCACCGTGCTGGCCCCCAACGCCGCCGAGGCCGATGCGCTCTCGACCGCCTTCTACCTGCTCGGGCCCGACGCCTCCGCCTCCGTGATCGAGGCCAGGCCCGGCGTCTCGGCCCTGTTTGTCCTGGCCCCCGAATCCCCCGGCGCCCCCCCCCGCCTGCGATCGTTCGGCCTGGATGACGCCGACTTCGTCCCCGACCCCGACGCCGTCGACCCTCGCCGTTTCGTTCCCAAGTTCATCCCGTTGAGTTAG